The Stomoxys calcitrans chromosome 3, idStoCalc2.1, whole genome shotgun sequence genome includes a region encoding these proteins:
- the LOC106084808 gene encoding uncharacterized protein LOC106084808: MQGSKWILKILAITFVLITICEARGGGGRRGGSMGGLFGSWRKYKKPSSSSSSTRRIVSSSPVHTPITKALNEKKTTGSDKFVKNGKTYNKYSAPPVPPGGSYYTNTAAMPGNAIYVAQAPPRGAEFGDFLTGYLTGRLMTMGFAPYHSHHVTHIYRDNPEQSGQVPNNNNSGKVIVINNNQETMTTTIKPADFSSTTTEMQRSEPYTLAYMSSTPTPMSSTTETPPYGIICMPLKVKETNASGNAVEVERIVCYPAPPPNTPVQNEMKSKPVEIAGDIVDH, from the exons ATGCAGGGATCAAAgtggattttgaaaattttggccataaCTTTTGTGCTAATCACGATATGTGAAGCACGTGGTGGCGGTGGTAGGCGTGGTGGTTCCATGGGTGGCTTATTCGGCAGTTGGCGTAAATATAAAAAACCTTCTTCGAGCAGTTCGAGCACAAGGCGTATAGTGAGCAGTTCCCCTGTGCACACACCCATTACAAAGGCTTTGAACGAGAAGAAAACTACAGGAAGtgataaatttgttaaaaatggaaaaacttaCAATAAATACTCTGCACCACCAGTACCACCGGGTGGATCGTATTATACAAATACCGCAGCAATGCCAGGAAATGCCATTTATGTCGCCCAGGCACCGCCCAGAGGTGCAG AATTTGGAGATTTCCTCACTGGTTATCTAACAGGCAGACTGATGACAATGGGATTTGCTCCCTATCACAGCCATCATGTAACTCATATTTATCGGGATAACCCTGAGCAATCGGGACAAGttccaaacaacaacaattccgGAAAAGTTATTGTTATCAACAATAATCAAGAAACTATGACAACAACTATAAAGCCAGCAGATTTCAGCTCTACTACAACAGAAATGCAACGATCAGAACCTTACACATTGGCATACATGTCTTCCACGCCAACGCCCATGTCTTCTACAACTGAAACTCCTCCCTATGGCATTATTTGCATGCCCCTCAAAGTCAAGGAAACCAATGCGAGTGGGAATGCCGTGGAGGTAGAACGCATTGTTTGTTATCCAGCTCCTCCACCGAATACACCTGTGCAAAATGAGATGAAATCCAAACCGGTGGAAATTGCAGGGGATATTGTAGATCATTAG